The Moorena producens PAL-8-15-08-1 genomic interval TGGCTTGCTCAATGGCCTGGGCTATGGTGTCCATAGACAAACCAGTGATTTTCATGTCCATTTGCAAAGCCGTGATGCCAGTATCGGTACCGGCGACTTTGAAGTCCATGTCACCCAAAAAGTCTTCAATACCTTGAATATCGGTGAGAATGCGGACTTCCTCTCCTTCTTTGATCAAACCCATGGCTGCACCACTAACCGGTTTGATAATGGGTACACCTGAATCCATCAAGGCCAGTGTTGAACCACAAACTGATCCCATGGAGGTGGAACCATTGGAGGATAGCACTTCCGATACCACTCGGATCACATAGGGAAACTCGTGTTGAGGGGGCAATACTGGGACTAATGCTCGTTCGGCTAAAGCTCCGTGACCAATTTCACGCCGTCCGGGCGATCGCAATGGCTTGACTTCCCCTACAGAAAAGGGTGGGAAATTGTAGTGGTGCAGATAGCGCTTCTCATCTTCTGGGTTAAGGTCATCTAGAGTTTGGGCATCTCCAGGTGTTCCCAAGGTAACCGTGGATAGGACTTGGGTTAGTCCTCGGTTGAACAAAGCGCTACCATGAACTCGCTGAGGTAATAGACTGGTTTGACAAGAGACTGGACGCACTTGGTCTAGCTTGCGACCATCTACGCGCACTCCGTCTTCCACAATCTGAGTACGCATCAGTTTTTTGGTGAGGCTTTTGAACAGCTTATCGACTAATGCGCTATTTTCAGTAACCGCTACACGGATTGGGTCATCCTCTTTGAGTTCGGCAATTTCTGCTTTGACAGCAGTGTCCTTAACTTCATCTAAGGCAACATCCCGACCCTTTTTGTCCAGGTCAAATTGCGAGAGGATAGCTTTAATTTTGTCAGTGGCGCGATCGCGGATAAATTCTTCTAGATTCGAGTCTACGGCTGGGGGTTCGGCAATCACTATTTCAATTCCCAACTCCTCAAGCAGGTCTTGCTGGGCTTTGATCAAGTCTTGTACCGCTTCGTAGCCGAAATCGATGGCCTCGATTATATCTTGTTCCGGTAATTGATTGGCACCGGCTTCTACCATAATTACCCCTTGTGGGGAACCAGCCACGACTAAGTCCAAGTCGCCGTTTTCGATTTCTTTGTAGGTGGGATTAATCATAAAATCATCCCCGAGTAACCCTACCCGTACAGCTGCCATTGGTCCATAGAAGGGAATGCTGCCCTGCAAGACAGCAATCGATGCACCAGTAACTGCCAAAACATCTGGCGGTACTTGTTCATCCATAGACAGGGTAGTTGCTACAATCTGTATATCATCTCGTAGCCAACTGGGAAATAACGGACGCAAGGGACGGTCAATGAGACGGCTAGTTAGGATAACTTTTTCTGGAGGACGGCCTTCCCGCCTGAGGAAACCACCTGGAATCCGACCTGCTGCGTAGAGTCTTTCTTCGTAGTCAACTACCAAGGGCAGAAAATCGACCCCTTCTCGACCAGGGGCACGAGTTGCTGTCACTAAAACTGCTGTATCCCCCGACTGTATCATTACTGAACCACCAGATTGAGGGGCAAGTAGACCTACTTTGAGTCTAATATCCCGTCCATCAAAGGATATTGACTTGTCTATCTCTACCATTTCGGTACTTTTTCCTTCTTTGTTTGATCACTGTTCTCGTTCTGTCGCAATCGTAGCATTTATCACTCGGGGGGGTGGTAAGTAGGGAGTAGGGAGTAGGGAGTAGGGAGTGGGGAGTAGGGAGTAGGGAGTAGGGAACAGGGAACAGGGAACAGGGAACAGGGAACAGGGAACAGGGAACAGGGAGCAGGGAACAGGGAAAAAATTTCTATGCACCTGATTAGACTAGTAAACGCTATACTTTTTTATGGTGTTAGGCTAATGGGTCAACTGCTTTAGGCCTACGGTTGCTTTCTTTTTGAAAGTGGCCAGTTTTCTTGTGGAATCACCTCAAGTTTTTTTTTAGACTTTCAATCTTAGAGGTTGTCTGAGAAGTCTCATTTGCTACATTCAAGCCCCCTAAATCCCCCAATTTTGCGGTGCGACCCAAGGGCGATTTACTCGCCCATTGGAAAGCGCACCGGAAGGGACTTTTAGCAACAAATTGATTCTTGTTCCCCCCAGAATTGGGGGGCTAGGGGGGCAAAATTCAGTATCAAAAAACTTTTCAGATATCCTCTTACTGAAGACTATCACTAATCCCCATAGAGGTTACTTCATATTTTACAGGTTTTTTTAAAAAAATAAATCAATTCAAGTATTCTATATGCAGTTTCTTTATAGTCAAATAAATTTTATTAAATCGGTAAAATAGCTGGAAATAATATCGCCTAATCAGCTAAAAAAAAGTTTGCTTACTTCAAGTAATATAGTAATCTAAATGAATTATGAGAATTTGTGTTTCCATATCCGCTGTTCCCTGCTCCCTGCTCCCTGCTCCCTATTCCCTGTTCCCTGTTCCCTGTTCCCTGTTCCCTGTTCCCTGTTCCCTGTTCCCTGTTCCCTGTTCCCTGTTCCCTGTTCCCTGCTCCCTTTGTTTTAAAATCTATTAATCAGATACGATAGCTGTTAATCCTAAGGGATAAATTCAGCAAATTTGATCGACAAAACCTGGACTAGATAACAGAAAAAGACACAAAAATTATTATGGCAACGTTACATGGCAGTTGGATATCTGGGGAAACTAATGGTCATCTATTTATTTGGGGAGAAACCTGGCGCACGAAGGCGCAGATATTAACTACTGCCAATGAGATGTCATGTCACCCGTTTGCCATGACTGAGGAAGAATTGACGTCTTTTTTAGAGTCTCATCGTCTGTCCATCGGTCAATTTTTAGAGGTGTCTGAAAAGTCCCGTTCAGGTAGTCGTAAGCGTGCAGCTCAACAGCATCACCATCCCTGGCAGTCTCAAATTGTTCTGTTACCTACTGAACCATCATCCAAAGGTGAGCCAGGTTATCCAGTGCTGTCTAGCAAAGTGTTTTTAGATAGTGCAGACGATAGTCCAGACGATAGTCCAGAGGGTGGCCAGTGGGAATTGCAACCATGGCAAGTGCAAGGGGTAAGTCTGGAACCGATGGCAGCGGTAAGATTTCTCCAAGCTTTACCCCTTGGCTCTTTTGAAGTCTCAGACGGCTACCTGGGAGGGGAGTTGCGTTTTTGGTCTCAGGTAATGCGCTGGAGCTTGGATCTGCTGAATCGGGGTAAGTTTTTACCAGGAGTGTACCGATTGCCTGATGGTAAGGTAAGGGCTTGCTGGCAACCTCTGGTTGATAGTACTACGGATCAAGTCCGTCTAGAAACGTATATCAAGCTCATGCCCTCGGCTTGCTGTGCTTATTCACAAGAGGTTAGTTCTCCACAGTTGACCCTTCAACCTGCAACCGATTTGGTTAAGGCTCAGGAATTGCTACTGGGATTCTTGAGTAGTGTGGTTAATACACAGGTGCGGAATTTTGTCAAGGGTGAGTCGGTGCCAGTAGTAGATTCACCGATGGTGGAATGGTTGCGATCGCTTTCTTCTAATTCAGATAATTCAGAAACCCTAGCCCTAGAGTCAACAACCCTAGGTCGATTAGCCGCAGCCCTCTCGACTTGGAACACTCCGGTGCAACAGAATTTAGTGACACCGACGTCTAAGAGGTTGAGGCAAAATCTGTTTCGCACTTGTTTTATCCTGAAACCTCCTACCTCTGACCAAGAAAATTGGGGCTTGGCCTATGGCTTACAAGCGGTTGATGACCCAGACCTGGTGGTGGATGCTGAGACAATCTGGAATTACTCCGGAGAGCGATTGGAGATTAACCAGCGAACTATTGAACAACCTCAGGAAACGTTCCTGAAAGGGTTAGGATTAGCGACTCGACTCTATCCTCCCATCGAACCTAGCTTACACCAACCCCGTCCTGAGTTTTGTGAGCTAACCATAGTAGATGTGTATGAGTTCATTAGGGCTAGTGCATGGCGGTTGCAAAACAATGGCTTGGGTATTGTGCTACCCCCAGGATTGAAACCAGGCACGGGAGCCAAACGCTTGGGGATTAGTCTTGTGGCGGAAGTGCCACCACAAAAGAAGAATCAACGGTTAGGACTCCAAAGCTTACTGAAGTTTAAGTGGCAACTGGCGATTGGAGATAAAACCATCTCGAAGCGGGAGTTTAATCGCTTGATGGCACTGAAATCACCGCTAGTGGAGGTGGATGGGGAATGGATGGCGTTACAACCGTCCGATGTCCGTGCAGCTCAAGAGATGTTTAAGGGTTCGACAGATAACATGACTCTGTCGGTAGAGGATGCTTTGCGGATCACTACTGGTGATAATAATACCTTGGCAAAACTACCAGTAGTGAAGTTTGAAGCATCGGGAGCGTTGCAAGAGTTAATTACTAATTTACAGGGGAATCAATCCCTGGAGCCGATTCCTCAACCAGCTAGTTTTCAGGGGCAATTGCGACCCTATCAAGCTAGAGGGATGGGCTGGCTGGCCTTTCTGGAACGTTGGGGTTTGGGTGCTTGTCTAGCGGATGATATGGGCCTTGGTAAGACGGCACAACTGATTGCGTTTCTGTTGCATCTTCAGGAAGAAGGTACCCTTAATGGACCCTGCTTGGTGGTATGTCCGACCTCTGTGCTAGGAAACTGGGAACGGGAAGTAAGGAAATTTGCGCCATCCCTGAAAACTATTGTCCATCACGGGGATAAACGCTCGAAAGGGAAAGCGTTTGCTAAGGCAGTTAAGACTAAGCAGGTGATCATTACTAGTTATTCCTTAGTACATCGGGATGCGACTACCCTGGATGGGGTGGAATGGCAGGGGGTGGTGCTGGATGAAGCTCAGAATATTAAGAATCCTAGCGCTAAGCAATCCCAAGCGGTGAAGCAACTTTCCACTAGCTTTCGGATTGCCTTAACCGGTACTCCTGTGGAAAATCGGTTGTCGGAATTGTGGTCAATTATCGATTTTCTCAATCCTGGGTATTTAGGCGATCGCCAATTCTTCCAACGTCGATTTGCGGTACCGATTGAGAAGTTTGGCGACCGGGATTCCTTGCAGACCATGCGATCGCTAGTGCAACCCTTTATCCTCCGTCGCCTCAAAACCGATAAGTCTATTATTCAAGATTTGCCCGAAAAGCAGGAAATGAATGTTTTTTGTGGTCTTTCGGCAGCCCAAGCCACGGTTTATCAACAGTTGGTGGATGATTCTTTAGCACAAATTGAAGAGGCTGAGGGCATTAAGCGCAAGGGCATGATTTTGACCTTGTTGTTGAGACTCAAGCAATTATGTAATCATCCCGCACTGTTGGAGAGTAAAGGGAAAAAGACGAAAGGGAAAACGGGAGATAATTCGTTAATGTCTAGCCAGCAGTCGGGTAAGTTACGACGGTTGGAAGAAATGTTAGACGAGGCGATTTCTGAGGGAGACCGTGGCTTAATTTTTACCCAATTTTCGGAATGGGGAAAATTGCTGAAACCCTATTTAGAGCACAAATTTGGCAAGGAAGTTTTATTCCTCTATGGCGCAACTCGTAAGAAACAACGGGAGGAAATGATTGATCGCTTCCAGAATGACCCCGATGGTCCATCGATATTTATTCTTTCTCTGAAAGCCGGTGGCACGGGATTGAATTTAACCAGAGCTAATCATGTGTTTCATGTAGACCGCTGGTGGAATCCAGCAGTGGAAAATCAAGCTACTGACCGGGTGTTTCGGATTGGTCAAAAACGCAATGTTCAAGTCCATAAGTTTATCTGTACTGGCACTGTAGAAGAAAAGATTAATGACATTATTGAAAGTAAGAAACAGTTAGCGGAACAAACTGTTGATGCTGGAGAAGATTGGTTGACTGAAATGAATACGGAACAATTGCGCGATTTGGTTTTGCTTGACCGGAGTGCGGTTATTGATGATTAATTTTAGGGAACAGGGAATCGGGAATCGGGAATCGGGAATCGGGAATCGGGAGTGCGTAGGGTGCGTTAGGGGCGGACTTGACCTAATTTTTACGGTAGCCAGGGTTGAGATAGTCCGCCCCGTAACGCACCACCGGGTTAAACAGTGCGTAGGGTGCGTTAGGGGCGGACTTGACCTAATTTTTACGGTAGCCAGGGTTGAGATAGTCCGCCCCGTAACGCACCACCGAGTTAAACAGCATGCATTGAGATGTACCCGCAGAAAGGGAGCATTTCAGCTTTGTTAATTCCTGATTCTGATCCCCCTAAATCCCCCTTAATAAGGGGGACTTTTTAAGACTTATACTGATACTTTCACCAGTACAACAAAAATCAATAACGGTAGTGGTAACAATATCCTTAATAAGTTGCGTAGGGTGGGCAAAATTATATGATATAGAATTGTTACAAGAATCAAACGGTTTTTGCCCACCTGACAAGCTATTTAGTATAAAGGAACCATTTCCGCTTTGTTAATTCCTGATTCTGATCCCCCTAAATCCCCCTTAATAAGGGGGACTTTTGAAGAACTATACTGATACTTTCACCAGTACAACAAAAATCAATAACGGTAGTGCTAAGAATCACTAACAATCAATTTAAGTACTTAAATAATCCAATATTATCACTGTTCCCTGTTCCCTGTTCCCTGTTCCCTGGGCGCAGCCCTATAATTTGCTTACCCTTCATGGTCATTTGCCGCAATAGAAGCGAGGGGTTTGATCGTTTTCAAAATCTGATCACCCAGGGTTGCTTCGGCTAGTTCAAGCTCATAATGTTGTTGGAGGTTCAACCAAAAGTGGGGAGTAGTACCGAAGTATCTGGCTAGCCTCAGGGCTGTATCGGTAGTAATGGTTTTTTTGCCGTTTACGATGGCATTGATCTGTGTTACCGGTACATGGATATCCTCAGCCAGTTGATTCTGGCTGATGCCGAATGGTTTGATAAATTCTTCTAGAAGAATTTCACCGGGAGTAATAGGGGGAAATTTGGTAGTCATTAGTGTTTAGTAATTAGTGATAATCCACACTCTGAATACTTACAAAGAATCAACGAGTTTTTGCAAACCCTAAAAGTTTCTTCAGTTTTGATACTATTGTTGAGATTATATATGTAAGTTTTAATATAAATTTCCTGTTTCCCCTGGGCAAACTTTCGATAAAATCCTGAAATGTTAGGACTGTAAAAGCTTCTTCGATATAAGCAATCGCCAGTTTAAAATTCTGGATTTTGTGACCTTTGATTCGTTTAAAGTAAGCATTACCGAGATGAATTTGTGTCCTTGCCCAATCTTGGGTAAAAGCCTCAAAGGTTCTGACGGTAAGAGCCTTTTGGTAACAAGCGATCGCATCTTCTATATTATGTGCTTTCTCACCTTTGATGCGCTTACGATAAACATTTCCGAGATTATATTGCGTCCTTGCCCAATCTTTGGGAAAAGCCTCAAAGGTTCTGACTCTAAGAGCCTGTTGGTAACAAGTGATTGCTTGTTCAATATTCTGTGCTTTCTCACCTTTGATGCGGTAATAGTAAGCAATACCGAGATGATTTTGCGTCATTGCCCAATCTTCAGGAAATGCCTCAAAGGTATAAACGGTAAAAGCCTGTTGGAAACAAGCGATCGCTTTTTCTATATTCTGTGCTTTCTCACCTTTGATTCGGAGATAGTAAGCAATACCGAGATGATTTTGTGTCATTGCCCAATCTTCAGGAAAAGCCTCAAAGGTTCTGACTCTAAGAGCCTGTTGGTAAAAAGCAATCGCTTTTTCTAAATTATCAGCCTTGTCCCCAACAATACGATAACTATAAACAGCACCAATATAATTGAGAGTTTTCGCCCATTCTTCTGATAGAGTTTCCCGGGGACGTAATTGTAAAACAGTTTCTAATCCAGTAATGGCTATTTCTATAGCATTTGCCCTTCTTCCTGGAAATTCTGAAATATCAAGACAAAGACTTTCTACTATTCCGGCAATTGCTTCTTTTTCTTCAGGATTTAGTTCAGCACAAGTATTAAGGAGCCACTGTTCTAAAATTTTTGCAAAAGAGCTATCTAATTTATCCGCATTAGATTCAACAACATCATGAATAGCTTGTAAATCGCCATCATTTTCATACTCTAGTAAGAGTAGCTTTTTCAACAAGTCATAATACTCGTCACTACTATGAACTATATCTTGAGATACGTCCTGCGGTTTTTGCTGCTCAATATCAGCTTGAAAGGGAGTATAATATTGAAGCAAATCAATATCTCTATCTACAGGAAATTCGATTACTCCAGAACGCCAATCAAAAAAATCAGGAGCACGACGAACTAAATACCTTAAAGTATATTTTCTGACGGTAAACACTAAGCAGCAATTAAAATCATCTCTAAATCGTTCCCGTTGCCAATTGAGATGACCTAATAAGCTGGCTAAAGCCTCTCTTTGATACGCTTTTTTAGGGTTTTCAAGGGTACGTTTAATATAATCGTCTAAGGCTAAAGACTTTTCAAGGCCACTAATAAATAAAATATCGATGGGATTTTCTTTAACCTTTTCCTCAATCAAATCATATAAATTATAACTAGAATAGTCTAGCTTTAAAACATCAACGGTTTTCTCATTAATATCTTGTTTAATTTCTTCAATAATTATTTTTTCTTGTACAGGAGTACACCGCACAAATAAAATTCCAAAGCCTTCACGCCAAGATAAATCGCGTTTTAACCTCAGATAAGATTCTTCTTCATCTGATTTAAATTTTGTTGAATTGGATGTCAGCATTGTACTCATTGATTAGTTGTTTGATCCGGTGGGTGGAATGGGCATCTTGCCCGTTACAATCGGACGGACTTTCCTAATACTGGCTACTGATCACATCAGGGGAAGCCCGTCCCTAACGCACCCTACGCAACTCATCAAGAGCAGATTTAAATTCAGATGTCCCTTCAATTAAAGGGTGAACATCATACCAACTTACAGGATTATCTTCTGCATCAAACTCTCGATATTCCAATACACAACGACGGAATAGCAAACTACGATATTCTTCATCATTATGGATAGTCTTGGAAAGAGAAACTTCAGCTAATTTTTGCCATTCTTCAGAACTAACCGCATTACGATAGGTGCTATCTCTAGCATCACTAACTGCCCGCCTCACTATTTTTGTAGTAATCGGGAAATCATCAATATAACGCATTACTGACTGCATTAATAGCATCAACTCTCGGACATGACCACCAGTCATAGCACAAAGCTCAATGCGACTGTCTTGACTATCAAAGATTTGTGTATCAATATCAAGAGTAGAGTCAACTAAGTGAATCCTTTTTTCAATAACTTCTTTTAATTTATCTAATCCTTGTGAATAGGGTTTGTTGTCACGGTTTTTTACCATAATCATTGGTAACACTTGAGGAGTACCATAAATATTTCTTAATTCAGTCGCTTGACTGGAATAGGCTAAGGAAATTGGCACTGTATAAACTACGTGACAATTCAAAGCTGTTAATTGACTGCTATAATCAAGAAATATTTCCTCGTGACTTGTTCTGTCATTCCCTTTTTCCAGGGGTATTATTCTATCTAAGTTATCTGCTATCACAACTATGTTGGATTTTTCCTCAGGTAATTTATGTTGAGCATCTTCAATAAATTCATTTAACGCTGTAATCAACGATACACTATAATTATCAACCTGTTTTCTAATGGTTTCACGGCTACTAGGATTTCGTCGTAAGGTTGTAGTCAATTTACTAAAAATCTGAATTTGAGCTTCAACCGTTAATTTTTCAAATTCTACCTCCGATAACGCCAAATCCTTTAATTCAGTCCACCGATACTCTAGCCAATTTAATAACGGATTAGGAGCAGCATAATCTTTAAGTTTCTCTAAAATATTACGAGTACAAGCTAAAAGGATATCTGTATATTGAGCATCGATTTCATCAATATCTCCTTCCGTTGCTGGAAAATAAACCACAAAGCAGCCATTCTTCTGTAAATAATCTTCCAGACGCAATAACTCCGTTGACTTCCCTACACCCCGATGTCCAGTATAAAGTTGACAAGTCGCTTGGTCTGAAAAGAGGATAGTTTTACCAATTTCTCTGAAAATATTGTCATCGCCCCTGACTTCACTACAGTTTACATAAGCTGGATCGTTGGCTGGTAAGGGATAAAATGGTTGAAATTTATTGTAGATTTTTTTGATTAAGCTCATGGGGGTTGATGTGTATAAAGGATTTTTTTTAGGGAGCAGGAAGCAGGAAGCAGGGAGTAGGGAGTAGGGAGTAGGGAGTAGGGAGTAGGGAGTAGGGAGTAGGGAGACTTTTGGAACTTTATACAACTTAATACAGTCAGGCGTATTGTTGTCTAGGCACTTATTATACTACTGTAAGCTGCCCTGGATTTGCAAATCTTCTTAGGCAAGAGGCAATAGGCAACAGGCAACAGGCATGTTTATAAACCAGATACAAATGCTATTTTTTTATAAAAATAATCTGTAAAAAAGCGATGCTTTTAAATATCAATTACGCGAACGCTAAAGTTATGCGTTAGCATTTTTTTACTCCCCCTAAAACTCCCAAAAAAAAACTTTTAAAAACCCTTGACACTTAAAATTATAATCATTACAATAAGCAATGTAAAAAAATTGAATCTTTGACCTATGTCAGAATTTACTCCAAACTCCAACAAACAACCGGTTAAGCACATCTTAAAGGGTTCTCGTAAAGCAGTACTCAACACTATGTACGCCCTTTATGGTCTGCGCTATGCGGAGATTTCCGAGTGGAGTCCTCTGCAGCCCACTGAGGTTCCAGGGGAATTCATTACTATAATGACCAAGTATTTGTTGTTGCCATAACACCTTGTCTTGATGCAGTCGCTCATGGGGGAAACCCCCAAGACCGCGCTGCATCGCTAAATTTCTGGGGGGGTTTCCCCCCCTTGGCCAATCCCATCGGACACGTCCGGATTGGTTCGGAAATTCACTGACATAGGTCATTTAAATAGCCGTGGATAGTATTTCTGCGGCTATTTTTTTTGTTTTGGGATATATAGAGAATTTAGAATTTAGAATTTAGAATCGGGAATCGGGAATCGGGAATCGGGAATCGGGAATCGGGAATCGGGAATGCAATACTTGTGGTTCAGTAATTTTGTATCACAACATCATCATCTCAAAGGGATGATAAAATTAATAAAGGGTTTTTCATAGCTATCAGCTAACCAGGATTTTTTACCTCTTACCTCTTGCCTCTTACCTCTTGCCTCTTGCCTCTTGCCTCTTGCCTTATGAAATCTAAAATACCTGACTTAAAAGAACTTTATGAAACCGAGTACGATCAGTGGTTAACTGAAACAGTTATGCTCCTGAAAAATCGTCAATTGGAAGGGTTAGATTATGAAAACTTAATCGAGGAATTAGAAGCATTGGGACGCAGTGAAAGAAATGCTGTTAAAAGTTTACTGTTGCAGATAATCATTCATCTAATGCTGTACCAATATTGGGAATCCGAGATGGAGATAAATCGGAATCACTGGGCAGGGGATATTATTACCTTTCGGGTGCAACTAGAGGATAAAATTACCACTAATCTCCGCAATTACTTAGGGGATGAATTGCCCAAAATTTATCAAAATGCTTTATTGATTGTCCAGAAAAAAACTCAGCTTACTGCTCTACCTGAACAATGTCCTTATTCGTTTGAGCAGTTACTGGATAAGCATTGGTTTCCTAATCAATAGGGTGCATCTCATAGTTGTAAAAAAAAGGGAATCGGGAATCGGGAATCGGGAATCGGGAATCGGGAGTTTGGAGTCGGGAGTAGTGTGGAAATTTTATTATTTAGCCTTATTAAAAATACGGCGTTTTTTCTCAGACATTGATTAGCCTTCTAAGGTCCAATCTTCCACTTTTAAACCGGGAACGTTATTAAAATCTCTTTGATTACGGGTTACTACGGTTCCTTTAACCGCAAGAGCAATTGCTGCAATTCTTAAATCTCTGGTTCCAATCCGGATTTTTTGGCGGACTAAATCGTTATAAATTAGGGAAGCTTCGGGAGTGAAATCAAGCACATTTATGGTTGCCATATCATCCAATAACTCCTTTAAGCGTCGGTAGGCTAAAACAAGTTGATTAGGAGAT includes:
- a CDS encoding type II toxin-antitoxin system VapC family toxin codes for the protein MSLWILDTDHLSLLQRGHLGIRKQITTRKSQEIAITIISAEEQIRGRLSIIRRAKSPNQLVLAYRRLKELLDDMATINVLDFTPEASLIYNDLVRQKIRIGTRDLRIAAIALAVKGTVVTRNQRDFNNVPGLKVEDWTLEG
- a CDS encoding DUF29 domain-containing protein; the protein is MPLTSCLLPLASCLMKSKIPDLKELYETEYDQWLTETVMLLKNRQLEGLDYENLIEELEALGRSERNAVKSLLLQIIIHLMLYQYWESEMEINRNHWAGDIITFRVQLEDKITTNLRNYLGDELPKIYQNALLIVQKKTQLTALPEQCPYSFEQLLDKHWFPNQ
- a CDS encoding HigA family addiction module antitoxin codes for the protein MTTKFPPITPGEILLEEFIKPFGISQNQLAEDIHVPVTQINAIVNGKKTITTDTALRLARYFGTTPHFWLNLQQHYELELAEATLGDQILKTIKPLASIAANDHEG
- a CDS encoding DEAD/DEAH box helicase; the protein is MATLHGSWISGETNGHLFIWGETWRTKAQILTTANEMSCHPFAMTEEELTSFLESHRLSIGQFLEVSEKSRSGSRKRAAQQHHHPWQSQIVLLPTEPSSKGEPGYPVLSSKVFLDSADDSPDDSPEGGQWELQPWQVQGVSLEPMAAVRFLQALPLGSFEVSDGYLGGELRFWSQVMRWSLDLLNRGKFLPGVYRLPDGKVRACWQPLVDSTTDQVRLETYIKLMPSACCAYSQEVSSPQLTLQPATDLVKAQELLLGFLSSVVNTQVRNFVKGESVPVVDSPMVEWLRSLSSNSDNSETLALESTTLGRLAAALSTWNTPVQQNLVTPTSKRLRQNLFRTCFILKPPTSDQENWGLAYGLQAVDDPDLVVDAETIWNYSGERLEINQRTIEQPQETFLKGLGLATRLYPPIEPSLHQPRPEFCELTIVDVYEFIRASAWRLQNNGLGIVLPPGLKPGTGAKRLGISLVAEVPPQKKNQRLGLQSLLKFKWQLAIGDKTISKREFNRLMALKSPLVEVDGEWMALQPSDVRAAQEMFKGSTDNMTLSVEDALRITTGDNNTLAKLPVVKFEASGALQELITNLQGNQSLEPIPQPASFQGQLRPYQARGMGWLAFLERWGLGACLADDMGLGKTAQLIAFLLHLQEEGTLNGPCLVVCPTSVLGNWEREVRKFAPSLKTIVHHGDKRSKGKAFAKAVKTKQVIITSYSLVHRDATTLDGVEWQGVVLDEAQNIKNPSAKQSQAVKQLSTSFRIALTGTPVENRLSELWSIIDFLNPGYLGDRQFFQRRFAVPIEKFGDRDSLQTMRSLVQPFILRRLKTDKSIIQDLPEKQEMNVFCGLSAAQATVYQQLVDDSLAQIEEAEGIKRKGMILTLLLRLKQLCNHPALLESKGKKTKGKTGDNSLMSSQQSGKLRRLEEMLDEAISEGDRGLIFTQFSEWGKLLKPYLEHKFGKEVLFLYGATRKKQREEMIDRFQNDPDGPSIFILSLKAGGTGLNLTRANHVFHVDRWWNPAVENQATDRVFRIGQKRNVQVHKFICTGTVEEKINDIIESKKQLAEQTVDAGEDWLTEMNTEQLRDLVLLDRSAVIDD
- a CDS encoding polyribonucleotide nucleotidyltransferase, which translates into the protein MVEIDKSISFDGRDIRLKVGLLAPQSGGSVMIQSGDTAVLVTATRAPGREGVDFLPLVVDYEERLYAAGRIPGGFLRREGRPPEKVILTSRLIDRPLRPLFPSWLRDDIQIVATTLSMDEQVPPDVLAVTGASIAVLQGSIPFYGPMAAVRVGLLGDDFMINPTYKEIENGDLDLVVAGSPQGVIMVEAGANQLPEQDIIEAIDFGYEAVQDLIKAQQDLLEELGIEIVIAEPPAVDSNLEEFIRDRATDKIKAILSQFDLDKKGRDVALDEVKDTAVKAEIAELKEDDPIRVAVTENSALVDKLFKSLTKKLMRTQIVEDGVRVDGRKLDQVRPVSCQTSLLPQRVHGSALFNRGLTQVLSTVTLGTPGDAQTLDDLNPEDEKRYLHHYNFPPFSVGEVKPLRSPGRREIGHGALAERALVPVLPPQHEFPYVIRVVSEVLSSNGSTSMGSVCGSTLALMDSGVPIIKPVSGAAMGLIKEGEEVRILTDIQGIEDFLGDMDFKVAGTDTGITALQMDMKITGLSMDTIAQAIEQAKPARLHILEKMLAVIDTPSTDMSPFAPRLLTMKIDPEFIGTVIGPGGKTIKGITEQTGAKIDIEDDGTVTVSAMDGDRATKAISIIQGLTRKLNEGDVYVGRVTRIIPIGAFVEILPGKEGMIHISQLADYRVGKVEDELAVGDEVVVKIREIDNKGRLNLTRLNIHPDEAAAAREAAAL
- a CDS encoding ATP-binding protein, translating into MYKVPKVSLLPTPYSLLPTPYSLLPASCFLLPKKNPLYTSTPMSLIKKIYNKFQPFYPLPANDPAYVNCSEVRGDDNIFREIGKTILFSDQATCQLYTGHRGVGKSTELLRLEDYLQKNGCFVVYFPATEGDIDEIDAQYTDILLACTRNILEKLKDYAAPNPLLNWLEYRWTELKDLALSEVEFEKLTVEAQIQIFSKLTTTLRRNPSSRETIRKQVDNYSVSLITALNEFIEDAQHKLPEEKSNIVVIADNLDRIIPLEKGNDRTSHEEIFLDYSSQLTALNCHVVYTVPISLAYSSQATELRNIYGTPQVLPMIMVKNRDNKPYSQGLDKLKEVIEKRIHLVDSTLDIDTQIFDSQDSRIELCAMTGGHVRELMLLMQSVMRYIDDFPITTKIVRRAVSDARDSTYRNAVSSEEWQKLAEVSLSKTIHNDEEYRSLLFRRCVLEYREFDAEDNPVSWYDVHPLIEGTSEFKSALDELRRVR
- a CDS encoding tetratricopeptide repeat protein, with amino-acid sequence MSTMLTSNSTKFKSDEEESYLRLKRDLSWREGFGILFVRCTPVQEKIIIEEIKQDINEKTVDVLKLDYSSYNLYDLIEEKVKENPIDILFISGLEKSLALDDYIKRTLENPKKAYQREALASLLGHLNWQRERFRDDFNCCLVFTVRKYTLRYLVRRAPDFFDWRSGVIEFPVDRDIDLLQYYTPFQADIEQQKPQDVSQDIVHSSDEYYDLLKKLLLLEYENDGDLQAIHDVVESNADKLDSSFAKILEQWLLNTCAELNPEEKEAIAGIVESLCLDISEFPGRRANAIEIAITGLETVLQLRPRETLSEEWAKTLNYIGAVYSYRIVGDKADNLEKAIAFYQQALRVRTFEAFPEDWAMTQNHLGIAYYLRIKGEKAQNIEKAIACFQQAFTVYTFEAFPEDWAMTQNHLGIAYYYRIKGEKAQNIEQAITCYQQALRVRTFEAFPKDWARTQYNLGNVYRKRIKGEKAHNIEDAIACYQKALTVRTFEAFTQDWARTQIHLGNAYFKRIKGHKIQNFKLAIAYIEEAFTVLTFQDFIESLPRGNRKFILKLTYIISTIVSKLKKLLGFAKTR